The following are encoded together in the Nodosilinea sp. PGN35 genome:
- a CDS encoding MoxR family ATPase, protein MSERQSDQRNDLQGAIARIGKTLSGVVVGQEPLVQELLVALLAGGHVILEGVPGTGKTLLVRALARLIQADFGRIQLTPDILPSDISGTNVFDLTSRTFTLKKGPVFTQVLLADEINRTPPKTQSALLEAMEEQQVTLDGTSHPLPDLFWVVATQNPLEFEGTYPLPEAQLDRFLFKLVVGYPAPAAEKQMLLNAQAGFEAKRLDIGQLKPIAAASHILAARQAVKAVTVQENILDYLLALAHKTRRHPDLELGTSPRSTVQWLAACKAHAWLHGQEFVTPDNVKAVALPLLRHRLMLGAEAQLDGLSCDRVIQGVLGSVAVPR, encoded by the coding sequence ATGAGTGAGCGCCAGAGTGACCAACGAAACGACCTCCAGGGGGCGATCGCCCGCATCGGCAAAACCCTCAGCGGTGTAGTGGTGGGCCAGGAACCCCTGGTGCAGGAGCTGTTGGTGGCTCTGCTGGCGGGGGGGCACGTCATTCTTGAAGGAGTGCCCGGCACCGGCAAAACCCTGCTGGTGCGCGCCCTGGCGAGGCTGATTCAGGCCGACTTTGGCCGCATTCAGCTCACCCCCGACATTCTGCCCTCAGACATTTCGGGCACCAACGTGTTTGACCTCACCAGCCGCACCTTCACCCTCAAAAAAGGCCCGGTCTTTACCCAGGTGCTCTTGGCCGACGAGATCAACCGCACCCCGCCTAAGACCCAGTCGGCCCTGCTCGAAGCCATGGAAGAACAGCAGGTCACCCTGGATGGCACCAGCCACCCCCTGCCCGACCTGTTTTGGGTGGTGGCCACCCAGAACCCGCTGGAGTTTGAGGGCACCTACCCCCTGCCCGAGGCTCAACTCGATCGCTTTCTGTTTAAGCTGGTGGTCGGCTACCCGGCCCCGGCGGCAGAAAAGCAGATGCTGCTCAACGCCCAGGCCGGGTTCGAGGCCAAACGCCTGGACATTGGGCAACTCAAACCCATAGCCGCCGCCAGCCATATTCTCGCCGCCCGTCAGGCCGTCAAAGCCGTGACCGTGCAGGAAAACATTCTCGACTATCTGCTGGCCCTGGCCCACAAAACCCGCCGGCACCCCGACCTGGAGTTGGGCACCTCGCCGCGCTCGACGGTGCAGTGGCTGGCGGCCTGCAAAGCCCACGCCTGGCTCCACGGCCAGGAATTTGTCACCCCCGACAATGTGAAAGCCGTCGCCCTGCCGCTGCTGCGCCATCGGCTGATGCTGGGGGCCGAGGCGCAGCTGGACGGGCTGAGCTGCGATCGCGTCATCCAGGGCGTGCTCGGCAGTGTGGCGGTGCCCCGCTGA
- a CDS encoding uracil-DNA glycosylase family protein encodes MADEQFSLFSADSGATDGAAAAPRPVDFDAIPTDGAVPIPPGIYPDLETLGTHCRGCLRCDLAATRTHVVVSRGSPTAPVLIIGEGPGQQEDEQGLPFVGKSGQLLEKILESVRFNTETDVYICNIVKCRPPENRVPTTAEVAACKGYLLEQIRLVDPKIILLTGATALKALLGVKSGISKVRGQWMEWEGRLCMPIFHPAYLLRNPSRDKGSPKWLMWQDIQAVRAKVDELRQ; translated from the coding sequence ATGGCCGACGAGCAATTTAGCCTGTTTAGCGCCGATAGCGGCGCGACCGACGGTGCAGCAGCAGCCCCCCGCCCCGTAGATTTTGACGCCATACCCACCGACGGCGCGGTGCCGATTCCCCCCGGCATCTATCCTGACCTGGAGACCCTGGGCACCCACTGTCGGGGCTGCTTGCGCTGTGATCTGGCCGCAACCCGCACCCACGTGGTGGTCAGCCGGGGCAGCCCCACCGCCCCTGTGCTGATCATTGGCGAAGGGCCTGGGCAGCAGGAGGATGAACAGGGGCTGCCCTTTGTGGGCAAGTCGGGGCAGCTGCTGGAGAAAATTCTCGAGTCGGTGCGCTTTAATACCGAGACCGATGTGTACATTTGCAACATCGTCAAGTGTCGCCCACCCGAAAACCGCGTGCCCACCACCGCCGAAGTGGCCGCCTGCAAAGGCTACCTGCTGGAGCAAATTCGGTTAGTGGATCCCAAAATTATTTTGCTCACCGGAGCGACGGCCCTCAAGGCGCTGCTGGGGGTCAAGTCGGGCATCAGCAAAGTGCGCGGCCAGTGGATGGAGTGGGAGGGCCGACTGTGCATGCCGATCTTTCACCCCGCCTACCTGCTGCGCAACCCGTCGCGCGACAAGGGCAGCCCCAAGTGGCTGATGTGGCAAGACATCCAGGCGGTGCGGGCCAAGGTAGATGAGCTGCGTCAATAA
- a CDS encoding S1 RNA-binding domain-containing protein has product MTFSADDFARALEAHDYDFQVGSTVTGTVIALANDGATIDIGGKSSAFMPIREAAVRAITSFEGVLEPGAEYSFQVIRDQDADGQVLLSIRKLQLKQLWDRLAQQAEESAVMEVKVTGYNKGGVTVDVEGLRGFVPRSHLGRTYEDLSEAVGQRLTVGFLEVNPAANKLVMSARIAARSQVMSTLALGQLIEGTVASLKPFGAFVEFDGISGLLHIKQISKNYVESLPTVLKVGQPIKAVVVGLDPERNRISLSTKVLEKYPGEVIKEAEAVFEDAENRLGDVSRMLNDSEA; this is encoded by the coding sequence TTGACTTTTTCCGCCGACGATTTTGCCAGAGCCCTTGAGGCCCACGACTACGATTTTCAGGTGGGCAGCACCGTAACCGGCACCGTAATTGCCCTAGCTAACGATGGGGCCACGATTGACATTGGCGGCAAGTCGTCGGCCTTTATGCCCATTCGTGAGGCGGCGGTGCGGGCCATTACCTCCTTTGAAGGGGTGCTCGAGCCCGGTGCAGAGTACTCGTTTCAGGTGATTCGAGACCAGGATGCCGACGGCCAGGTGCTGCTGTCAATTCGCAAGCTCCAGCTCAAACAGCTGTGGGATAGGCTGGCCCAGCAGGCCGAGGAGAGTGCCGTGATGGAGGTCAAAGTCACCGGCTACAACAAGGGCGGCGTGACGGTCGATGTGGAGGGTCTGCGGGGGTTTGTGCCGCGATCGCACCTGGGCCGCACCTACGAAGATCTCTCCGAAGCCGTAGGCCAGCGCCTGACTGTAGGGTTCCTTGAAGTCAATCCCGCCGCCAACAAGCTGGTGATGTCGGCCCGCATCGCCGCCCGCAGCCAGGTGATGAGCACCCTGGCGCTGGGCCAGCTGATCGAGGGCACCGTGGCCAGCCTCAAACCCTTTGGCGCGTTTGTCGAGTTTGACGGCATCAGCGGGCTGCTGCACATCAAGCAAATCAGCAAAAACTATGTGGAGTCGCTGCCCACGGTGCTGAAGGTGGGCCAGCCGATCAAGGCGGTGGTCGTTGGTCTCGACCCTGAACGCAACCGTATTTCGCTCTCGACCAAGGTGCTCGAAAAGTACCCCGGCGAGGTGATCAAAGAAGCCGAGGCCGTGTTTGAAGACGCCGAAAACCGCCTGGGCGACGTCAGCCGTATGCTGAACGACAGCGAGGCCTAG
- a CDS encoding carbohydrate ABC transporter permease encodes MVFPLLWLLSTSFKGATENLLATPPQLLPRQPTLANYRQVWAANPFGQYFLNSTIVAVLTVAANLLLCSLAAYPLARLSFLGRDTLLALIVATIMIPFQVVMIPLYILAVNLGLRNTYLGLVLPYLASAFGIFLMRQAFQGVPKELEEAARMDGCSDLGIWWNVMLPATRPALVTLGIFVFIGTWGEFLWPLILLDRPERYTLPLGVARLAGSFSLDWRLIAAGSILSVLPAIAVFVLLQRYIVPTETGSGVKG; translated from the coding sequence ATGGTCTTCCCGCTCCTGTGGCTGCTCAGCACCTCCTTTAAAGGAGCGACCGAAAACCTGCTGGCCACCCCGCCCCAGCTCTTGCCCCGGCAGCCGACCCTGGCCAACTACCGCCAGGTGTGGGCTGCCAACCCCTTTGGCCAGTACTTTCTCAACAGCACCATTGTGGCGGTGCTGACGGTGGCAGCCAACTTGCTGCTCTGTTCGCTAGCGGCCTACCCCCTGGCGCGACTGTCGTTTTTGGGGCGCGACACCCTGCTGGCGCTGATTGTGGCTACCATCATGATCCCGTTTCAGGTGGTGATGATCCCGCTGTACATTTTGGCGGTGAACCTGGGCCTGCGGAACACCTACCTGGGGCTGGTGCTGCCCTACCTGGCCTCGGCCTTTGGCATTTTTCTCATGCGCCAGGCGTTTCAGGGGGTGCCCAAGGAGCTAGAGGAGGCCGCCCGCATGGATGGCTGCTCTGACCTGGGCATCTGGTGGAACGTGATGCTGCCCGCCACCCGTCCCGCCCTGGTCACCCTGGGCATCTTTGTGTTTATTGGCACCTGGGGAGAATTTCTCTGGCCGCTAATTTTGCTCGATCGCCCCGAGCGCTACACTCTGCCTCTGGGGGTGGCGCGCCTGGCGGGCAGCTTCTCGCTCGACTGGCGATTGATTGCGGCGGGGTCGATTTTGTCGGTGCTGCCTGCGATCGCGGTGTTTGTGCTGTTGCAGCGCTACATTGTGCCCACAGAGACAGGGAGTGGCGTGAAGGGGTAG
- a CDS encoding phasin family protein encodes MDTNNLLRQLLMIGVGTTSLVAERVKQVSEEWVREGQFNPEQARTLMDEVMAQLNEGNGAIEDQFQRLFRNTLQDLGVPRQAEMDELRGRLDRLERQVRDLENRAWK; translated from the coding sequence ATGGACACCAACAACCTTTTGCGCCAGTTGCTCATGATTGGTGTGGGCACCACCTCCCTGGTCGCCGAGCGGGTCAAGCAGGTCAGCGAGGAGTGGGTGCGCGAGGGTCAGTTTAACCCCGAGCAGGCCCGCACCCTGATGGATGAGGTCATGGCTCAGCTCAACGAGGGCAACGGCGCGATCGAAGATCAGTTTCAGCGGCTGTTTCGCAATACGCTGCAAGACCTGGGCGTGCCCCGCCAGGCCGAAATGGACGAGCTGCGCGGCAGGCTCGATCGCCTGGAGCGCCAGGTGCGCGATTTAGAGAACCGCGCCTGGAAGTAG
- a CDS encoding DUF4129 domain-containing protein, with amino-acid sequence MTDLPMADLAHRTNSLAWQLRQAAQNLGEWFEYQFSQVDIDRPEVPAWGWLGPVAEGLFWCAIAALALWIGWLLYRGILAYLDYRQQRINLGTTQFAAPAEAALRQAAHWWREAQRLAQQGDYAGACQALYMAGLARLNDTERVLYRPSRTDGEYLDCIATDPSRPYELLIRTHERLTYGDAPATEETYQRCRRAYQEIAQS; translated from the coding sequence TTGACTGACCTGCCCATGGCCGATCTCGCCCACCGCACCAACTCCCTCGCCTGGCAGCTGCGCCAAGCAGCGCAGAACCTGGGGGAATGGTTTGAGTACCAGTTCTCTCAGGTCGATATCGATCGCCCGGAGGTGCCCGCCTGGGGATGGCTCGGCCCCGTGGCCGAGGGGCTGTTTTGGTGTGCGATCGCCGCCCTGGCCCTGTGGATAGGCTGGCTGCTGTACCGTGGCATCTTGGCCTATCTCGACTATCGGCAGCAGCGGATAAATTTAGGCACAACCCAATTTGCGGCCCCCGCCGAGGCGGCCCTTAGGCAGGCGGCCCACTGGTGGCGAGAGGCCCAGCGCTTGGCCCAGCAGGGTGACTATGCCGGGGCCTGCCAGGCTCTCTACATGGCGGGGCTGGCGCGGCTCAACGACACCGAGCGGGTGCTCTACCGCCCCAGCCGCACCGATGGCGAGTACCTCGACTGCATTGCCACCGACCCCAGCCGCCCCTACGAGCTGCTGATTCGCACCCACGAGCGCCTGACCTACGGCGATGCCCCGGCGACGGAGGAAACCTACCAGCGCTGCCGCCGCGCCTACCAGGAGATCGCCCAGTCGTGA
- a CDS encoding DUF58 domain-containing protein: MVPTGRTYGLLLGGGLVVTLLTNFFDGPNRLAIALLALLLFDGVVLAIMSWDGFRVKSRRAKIERDPLHRLSIGRDNPISLHGESSTPVRLRLFDNYPSAFDGTPMPLEIALNGKDAETIAYTVNPKQRGEYAWGDLQLQQRSPLGLAWADWTVPAAATVAVYPDLIGLNQLSVKLALQATGTLKQKRRMGVGTEFAELREYGTGDDPRFIDWKATARLSQPLVRVLEPEREQTLLILLDRGRLMTARVQGLTRFDWGLNAALSLALAGVSRGDRVGLGVFDRTLHTWIPARGGRANFQQMIDRLTPIEPVLEESDYLAAATHAAQQQHRRSLVVILTDLVDETASAELLSALSRLRPRHLPFCITLRDPAIDRQAHQPTTQVDAAYQRAVALDLLSQREAAFARLKKRGVLVLDAPAHQISDPLVEAYLRIKSQGKL, from the coding sequence ATCGTTCCCACCGGACGCACCTACGGACTGCTGCTGGGGGGCGGCCTGGTCGTCACCCTGCTGACCAACTTTTTTGATGGGCCGAACCGCCTGGCGATCGCCCTCCTCGCCCTGCTGCTCTTCGATGGCGTAGTGCTGGCCATAATGTCTTGGGATGGCTTCCGAGTCAAATCCCGCCGGGCCAAAATTGAGCGCGATCCGCTGCACCGCCTGTCCATTGGCCGCGACAACCCGATCTCGCTCCATGGGGAATCCTCTACGCCAGTGCGCCTGCGCCTGTTCGACAACTACCCCAGCGCCTTCGACGGCACCCCCATGCCGCTGGAGATTGCTCTGAATGGGAAGGACGCCGAAACCATTGCCTACACCGTCAACCCCAAGCAGCGGGGCGAATATGCCTGGGGCGACCTGCAACTTCAGCAGCGCAGTCCCCTGGGCCTGGCCTGGGCCGACTGGACTGTGCCTGCCGCCGCCACCGTGGCCGTCTACCCCGATCTGATCGGCCTCAACCAGCTCTCGGTGAAGCTGGCTCTGCAAGCCACCGGCACCCTCAAGCAAAAGCGGCGCATGGGGGTGGGCACCGAGTTTGCCGAGCTGCGCGAGTACGGTACCGGCGACGACCCCCGCTTCATCGACTGGAAAGCCACTGCCCGCCTCAGCCAGCCCCTGGTGCGGGTGCTGGAGCCCGAGCGCGAGCAAACCCTGCTGATTCTGCTCGATCGCGGTCGGCTGATGACCGCCCGAGTGCAGGGGCTGACCCGCTTCGACTGGGGCCTGAATGCGGCCCTGTCGCTGGCGCTGGCGGGGGTGAGTCGGGGCGATCGCGTCGGTTTGGGCGTGTTCGATCGCACCCTGCACACCTGGATCCCCGCCAGGGGCGGGCGGGCCAACTTTCAGCAGATGATCGATCGCCTCACCCCCATCGAGCCCGTGCTGGAGGAGTCGGACTACCTGGCCGCCGCCACCCACGCCGCCCAGCAGCAGCACCGCCGCTCCCTGGTAGTGATCCTCACCGATCTTGTAGATGAAACCGCCAGCGCCGAACTGCTCTCGGCCCTGAGCCGCCTGCGCCCCCGCCACCTGCCCTTCTGCATCACCCTGCGCGATCCGGCGATCGACCGCCAGGCCCATCAGCCCACTACCCAGGTCGATGCTGCCTACCAGCGGGCCGTGGCCCTGGACTTGCTCAGCCAGCGAGAAGCCGCCTTTGCCCGGCTCAAAAAGCGCGGCGTGCTGGTGCTCGATGCCCCCGCCCACCAGATCTCAGACCCGCTAGTCGAAGCCTATCTGCGCATCAAGAGCCAGGGCAAGTTGTAA
- a CDS encoding DUF4350 domain-containing protein produces MRSLPLNRRPLILALLALALLLGLLLVTAPATSRSDSGSTWHRGPAGYSAWFASLEQQGITVQRWQRPVADLIEQLGKTEEATVTLIQNRSANPETLVAVLPGFTDEPGLSALLPWMPDWIAAGHRLVVLGVKVPATAAPFSQTLTSDAGPVQIDTRRRYSQGPQLGVALEDGYGAVVWQQTFGPGQVTMVATPHLAANAYREQSGNFALLTELATSAGGRVWVDEYLHGYRDEAAIASEGGGNDASWLTYLARTPLAVVVLQALAVTLLALLALNRRLGRRQTLPAPQVDNSQAYIQALAGVLHKAGSHDFVVQTLSQAERLRLQKALGLGSTPLPMEQLQAAWCEQTAQPATDLAAMLNPPTTGGESQLRDWLKRLQSLHYPKAPPNTAPQTPQETPAGHE; encoded by the coding sequence ATGCGATCGCTGCCCCTCAACCGCCGCCCGTTGATCTTGGCACTCCTGGCCCTGGCGCTGCTGCTGGGGCTGCTGCTGGTGACAGCCCCGGCCACCAGCCGTTCAGACAGCGGCTCCACCTGGCACCGGGGGCCAGCGGGCTACAGCGCCTGGTTTGCATCTCTGGAGCAGCAGGGCATCACCGTGCAGCGCTGGCAGCGCCCGGTGGCAGACCTGATCGAGCAGCTGGGGAAGACTGAAGAGGCCACCGTCACCCTGATTCAAAACCGGTCAGCTAACCCAGAAACCCTGGTGGCGGTGCTGCCGGGGTTTACCGACGAGCCAGGGCTGTCGGCCCTGCTGCCCTGGATGCCCGACTGGATAGCCGCCGGACACCGGCTGGTGGTGCTGGGCGTCAAGGTACCAGCGACGGCGGCTCCCTTCTCCCAAACCCTGACCAGTGACGCTGGCCCGGTGCAGATTGACACCCGCCGCCGCTACAGCCAGGGGCCACAGTTGGGCGTAGCCCTCGAAGACGGGTATGGCGCAGTGGTCTGGCAGCAGACCTTTGGGCCGGGGCAGGTGACCATGGTGGCCACCCCCCACCTGGCCGCCAATGCCTACCGAGAACAGTCGGGAAATTTTGCCCTGCTGACGGAGTTGGCGACGAGCGCGGGCGGGCGGGTGTGGGTCGATGAGTACCTGCATGGCTACCGGGATGAGGCGGCGATCGCCTCCGAGGGCGGCGGCAATGACGCTAGTTGGCTCACCTACCTGGCCCGCACCCCCCTGGCGGTGGTAGTGCTTCAAGCCCTGGCCGTAACGCTGCTGGCGCTGCTGGCCCTCAACCGCAGACTGGGTCGGCGGCAAACCCTGCCAGCCCCTCAGGTAGACAACAGCCAGGCCTACATTCAGGCCCTGGCCGGGGTGCTGCACAAGGCGGGCAGCCACGACTTTGTGGTGCAGACCCTGAGCCAGGCCGAACGCCTTCGTCTGCAAAAGGCCCTGGGTTTAGGCAGTACGCCACTGCCCATGGAGCAGCTACAAGCGGCCTGGTGTGAACAGACGGCCCAGCCGGCCACCGATTTGGCGGCGATGCTAAATCCCCCGACTACCGGGGGTGAAAGCCAGCTGCGCGACTGGCTCAAGCGGTTACAATCCCTTCATTACCCCAAAGCCCCCCCCAACACTGCCCCACAAACACCACAGGAGACACCGGCAGGCCATGAGTGA
- a CDS encoding Tab2/Atab2 family RNA-binding protein, with translation MGTVWELDFYSRPVLDENGKKLWEVLLCEGLVDTSTVDQRFRYSQFLPSSEVNSIVLKGAIEAAIAEAISQGFSPPSRIRYFRYQMQNMILRACDEAGIPARPSRRTVALQRWLSDRHATVYPEMAGYTSAPSPSVAAPPPSPQPLPDALLGQQWAFVTLEAAAFTDLPEWEIGFGESFPLDMANLDPSTPIPGLLIFSPRATALAAWMSGLELAYWRIEAGKTPQIVLETGASDSWVLAGLPGPKLLAEAQAFEAAKAKANQVHFLGIQDRRESEAFAGFWLLQELPLG, from the coding sequence ATGGGCACCGTGTGGGAACTCGACTTCTACTCCCGGCCCGTGCTGGATGAAAACGGCAAAAAACTCTGGGAAGTGCTGCTCTGCGAAGGGCTAGTAGACACCAGCACCGTCGATCAGCGCTTTCGCTACAGTCAGTTTTTGCCCAGCAGCGAGGTCAATTCGATTGTGCTCAAGGGGGCGATCGAGGCGGCGATCGCCGAGGCCATCAGCCAGGGCTTCTCGCCCCCCAGCCGCATTCGGTACTTTCGCTACCAAATGCAAAACATGATCCTGCGGGCCTGCGACGAGGCGGGCATTCCGGCGCGGCCCAGTCGGCGCACCGTGGCCTTGCAGCGCTGGCTGAGCGATCGCCACGCCACCGTCTACCCCGAGATGGCGGGCTACACCAGCGCGCCGTCGCCCTCGGTAGCCGCCCCGCCCCCCAGCCCCCAGCCCCTGCCCGACGCCCTGCTGGGCCAGCAGTGGGCCTTTGTCACCCTTGAGGCCGCCGCCTTTACCGACCTGCCGGAGTGGGAGATTGGTTTTGGCGAATCGTTTCCCCTGGATATGGCGAATTTAGACCCCAGCACCCCGATTCCCGGCCTGCTGATCTTTTCGCCCCGCGCCACCGCCCTGGCCGCGTGGATGTCGGGCCTGGAGCTGGCCTACTGGCGCATTGAGGCCGGTAAGACGCCCCAAATTGTCCTCGAAACCGGAGCCTCTGACAGCTGGGTGCTAGCGGGTTTGCCTGGCCCTAAGCTGTTGGCCGAAGCCCAGGCGTTTGAAGCTGCTAAGGCCAAAGCCAACCAGGTGCACTTTCTCGGCATTCAAGACCGCCGCGAGAGCGAAGCCTTCGCTGGCTTCTGGCTGCTGCAAGAGCTGCCGCTGGGGTAG
- a CDS encoding MarC family protein has product MRTFLEFVVGTLAALFPVVDPIGAVPIFLVLTTGVPASLRHRYALSIARNVVVLLVGTLLVGGSVLRFFGVSLAVVRIAGGIVVFHAAWKAMNSDPKLNEVDNQDAAHRIGEHKDISFMPMTIPLLGGPGAIAVTLGLAAQAGGDLSVPTAMNLLAIAAAIALIGGVIFLSLRSSTLLLKALGASGIQAMSRLLGLFVMAIGVQLILNGLADWLASLNLLGP; this is encoded by the coding sequence GTGCGAACGTTTCTTGAGTTTGTGGTCGGCACTCTGGCGGCACTGTTTCCGGTGGTAGACCCCATTGGTGCGGTGCCGATCTTTTTGGTGCTGACCACGGGGGTGCCCGCGTCGCTGCGCCATCGCTACGCCCTGAGCATTGCCCGCAATGTAGTGGTGCTGCTGGTGGGTACGCTGCTGGTGGGCGGCAGCGTGCTGCGATTTTTTGGAGTTTCCCTGGCGGTGGTGCGCATCGCGGGGGGTATTGTCGTCTTTCACGCGGCCTGGAAGGCGATGAACTCTGACCCCAAGCTCAACGAGGTGGACAACCAGGATGCTGCCCACCGCATCGGCGAGCACAAAGACATTTCGTTTATGCCGATGACCATACCGCTGCTGGGGGGGCCAGGGGCGATCGCCGTCACCCTCGGCCTGGCCGCCCAGGCCGGGGGCGATCTCTCGGTACCCACGGCAATGAATCTGCTGGCGATCGCCGCTGCCATCGCCCTGATTGGCGGCGTGATTTTTCTGTCGCTGCGATCGTCTACGCTCCTGCTCAAAGCTCTCGGAGCCAGCGGCATTCAGGCCATGAGCCGACTGCTGGGGCTGTTTGTCATGGCAATTGGGGTGCAGCTAATTTTAAATGGTTTGGCCGACTGGTTGGCCTCCCTCAATCTGCTGGGCCCCTGA
- a CDS encoding SH3 domain-containing protein: MKLKPLAVVLFASAAAVGLSISTAFAQVAEVNVDLLNVRSGPGRNFAVRGTIPQGAQAKIIQTQGDWLYIVTGPIEGWVYAPLVTILDQPGPGVEAPLTTVMVCNGTNRTTARVYRQNGELKLRVHDRLDNLTWLDTPARMETTGGATSYTNIRGEQTTRVLQSQSSPTNCSIQTSNRPLETGVVTEIEQPR, from the coding sequence ATGAAATTAAAACCCCTGGCTGTGGTTCTGTTCGCGTCCGCTGCCGCCGTTGGCCTGTCGATTTCAACGGCCTTTGCCCAGGTCGCCGAGGTCAATGTGGATCTCCTTAACGTGCGATCGGGCCCTGGCAGAAACTTTGCCGTGCGCGGTACCATCCCCCAGGGAGCCCAGGCCAAGATCATTCAAACCCAGGGCGACTGGCTCTACATTGTCACGGGGCCTATTGAGGGCTGGGTGTACGCTCCCCTCGTCACCATTCTGGATCAGCCGGGACCAGGGGTGGAAGCACCGCTGACCACCGTGATGGTCTGCAATGGCACCAACCGCACCACCGCCCGCGTGTACCGCCAAAATGGTGAGCTGAAGCTGCGGGTGCACGATCGCCTCGACAATCTCACCTGGCTGGATACCCCCGCCCGGATGGAAACCACGGGTGGGGCGACCAGCTACACCAATATTCGCGGTGAGCAAACGACTCGGGTGTTGCAAAGCCAAAGCTCACCGACCAACTGCTCGATTCAAACCAGTAATCGTCCGTTAGAGACCGGAGTGGTAACTGAAATAGAGCAGCCTCGCTGA
- a CDS encoding helix-turn-helix transcriptional regulator → MALSSTVSPAPSAAVRNDDDCRLVRLAPETLQLVADFFKVLSESSRLQIVCALKTGQKNVTEIIAATGLGQANVSKHLKILAQAGIVKRQQQGVCVYYQIANDFVFELCELVCNSLSVQIQQQSEKIAHLEAFRQG, encoded by the coding sequence ATGGCGCTGTCTTCTACGGTTTCCCCGGCACCTTCTGCCGCCGTCCGCAACGACGATGACTGTCGATTGGTGCGGCTGGCCCCCGAAACGCTACAGCTAGTGGCAGACTTCTTTAAGGTGCTGTCTGAGTCGAGCCGGTTGCAGATTGTGTGCGCCCTCAAGACCGGCCAAAAGAATGTCACCGAAATCATTGCAGCTACGGGGCTGGGCCAGGCCAACGTGTCTAAGCACCTGAAAATTTTGGCCCAGGCGGGCATTGTGAAGCGCCAGCAGCAGGGAGTCTGCGTGTACTATCAGATCGCCAATGACTTTGTGTTTGAGCTGTGCGAGCTGGTGTGCAATTCTCTGTCGGTGCAAATACAGCAGCAGTCTGAGAAAATTGCCCATCTAGAGGCTTTTCGTCAGGGTTAG